The following proteins are co-located in the Dromiciops gliroides isolate mDroGli1 chromosome 2, mDroGli1.pri, whole genome shotgun sequence genome:
- the LOC122740075 gene encoding 40S ribosomal protein S12-like: MTEEGIAAGGVMDVHIALQEVLKTALIHNGLAQGIREAAKALGKRQAHLCVLASHCDEPMYVKLAEALCAEHQINLIKVDDNKNLGEWVGLCKIDREGKPCKVVGCNCVVVKDYGKESQAKDVMEEYFKCKK, translated from the coding sequence ATGACTGAGGAAGGCATTGCTGCTGGAGGTGTAATGGACGTTCACATCGCTCTACAAGAAGTGCTGAAGACCGCACTCATCCACAATGGCCTAGCTCAGGGAATTCGTGAAGCCGCCAAAGCCTTGGGCAAACGCCAAGCCCATCTTTGTGTTCTTGCTTCCCACTGTGATGAACCTATGTATGTAAAATTGGCTGAAGCCCTGTGTGCTGAGCACCAAATTAACTTGATCAAGGTTGATGACAACAAGAATCTGGGTGAGTGGGTAGGCCTCTGTAAAATTGACAGAGAGGGAAAGCCCTGCAAAGTGGTTGGCTGCAATTGCGTTGTGGTTAAAGACTATGGCAAGGAATCTCAGGCCAAAGATGTCatggaagaatattttaaatgcaagaaatga